Below is a window of Sinorhizobium meliloti DNA.
CGACGAAAACACGCTCGCCGAGCGGTTCGACATGTCGCGCTCACCCGTTCGCGAGGCGTTGATCCGGCTTGCCGGCGAGGACCTCGTCGTCACGCTTTCCAACCGCAGCACCATCGTCGCGCCGATCGAGGTCGGAACCTTCCCGAAATATGTTGAAGCGCTTGATATCGCGCAACGCATGAACACCCGCCTTGCCGCCGAACTGCGGACAGAGGCCGACCTGAAGGCGATCGCCAGGCGGCAGAAGGAGTTCGAAGCGGCGGTGAAGTCCGGCAATCATCTGCAGATGTCGGAGGCGAACAAGCAATTCCACATTGCGATCGCCGCGGCCGGCAAGAACCCTTATCTCGCCGCGTTCTACGAGCGGCTGTTGAACCAGGGGCAACGGATGCTCCATCTCCATTTCGAGTATCTGGAGCGAACGCATGAAGGATATCTGCTGACGGACGAACACAATCTGATGCTCGAGGCGATCCGGGTGAAGAACGTCGACCTCGCCGACGAGCTGGCGCATGCCCATACGCGGCAGTTCCAGCAGAATTTCATCGACTTCATGCGCGAAAACTACACGACGGACGTCTCGCTTGGCCGACGTAAGGCGGCAGAGTAGAACGAGCCTGCCGACCTGCCGGGAATCGCAGCGAGCTCACATCATTGCGGAGAACTCAGGCCAGCGATACCTGGCGCGTCTCGGCGTCGATCAGAAAGGCCGCAACGGCAGCCACGAGCAGAAGGCCGGCAAAGATGCCGATGGCGAGCCCGAAACTCTGCGCCACCACCAGCCCCATCAGCGATGGAGCAAGCAAGCCGCCGAGTCGGGCCATGGCGCCGGCAGCACCCATTCCCGTCGCCCGCGATGCCGTCGGATAGAGTTCCGGCGTGTAGGCATAAAGCGCGCCCCAGGTGCCGAGCAAGGCGAAACTCATGATGAGGAGCGACGCGGCGATCAGCGTTGCAGTGCCGGCAATCACGAAGAGCAGGCAGCCAAGTGCCGAGAGGAGGCAGAAGCCTATCAGCGTAGGCCTT
It encodes the following:
- a CDS encoding GntR family transcriptional regulator, with the translated sequence MSEETETKRAKGTGWKSVYETLRNEILALTIPPGQLLDENTLAERFDMSRSPVREALIRLAGEDLVVTLSNRSTIVAPIEVGTFPKYVEALDIAQRMNTRLAAELRTEADLKAIARRQKEFEAAVKSGNHLQMSEANKQFHIAIAAAGKNPYLAAFYERLLNQGQRMLHLHFEYLERTHEGYLLTDEHNLMLEAIRVKNVDLADELAHAHTRQFQQNFIDFMRENYTTDVSLGRRKAAE